AATCGTACAAGTACTATAAAGTAGCTCTCCACCTGTTTTTACATATTTAGAAGCATTTATAAGAATTTTTAGCTGCATTTCTGTGATAACACGAATATCGTCAGCTTCTTTGCGATACTTAATTTCAGGCTTTCTTCTAATAATCCCTAATCCAGAACAAGGAGCGTCCACTAATACTTTGTCTGCTGCATTTAACAACTGATGATCTAAATCTTTGCCATTAAACTTTTCTACTTCTATAATATCTATATTCAGTCTTTTAGCGTTCTTTTCTATGAGATTTAATTTATGAGAATGAATATCTCTAGCCAAAACTCTTCCTTTATTCTTCATTAATTGTGCTATATGGGTGGTTTTTCCTCCTGGAGCACTACATACATCAATAACAAATTGATTTTCTTTTGGATCTAAAATTTTTGCCGCCAACATAGAACTAAAGTCCTGAATATGTATCAAACCTTTTTTATAAATGTCTAATACCTCCAGTTCACTAAATCCACCCTCCACCATCAAAGCTTCTGAAATAAAAGGGCTTTTTTCCACCTTTATTTCATTTTCTAAAAGCAACTGTACAACCTCTTCTACATTAGTTTTCAAGATGTTAACCCTTATGCACAGCTTAGGGGTTTCATTATTGCTTTTTAAAAGACCTTCTGTAAAATCTTCAGAAAAATACTTTAAAAATCTTTCTACCATCCATTTAGGATGAGAATATTTTATCGATAGATATTTTGCAAGTTCTTTTTCCTTATTCGGCATTTTTATACTTTCTTTATTTCGAATAATACTTCTCAATACGCCATTGATAAACCCCGATGCTCTTTTACAATATTTTTTAGATAAATTCACCGACTCATTTACGGCCGCAAAATCTGGTACCTTGTCTAAAAAGAAAATTTGGTAAATACTAAGTCGAAGTAAATTTAATGTCCATGTATCCATCTTATTTAATTTAGTCGTAGAGAACTGTTGAAGAATATAGTCAATAAATATGCAATTTTCTAAAGTTCCATAGACCAGTTCCGTAATAAAATTTCTATCTAATTTAGTATATTGTCCATGCTTTATTTCATGATTTAAGGCTATATTCGAATAAGCTTTTTCTACATCAATTTTATGTAAAACCTTTAGGGCACTTTCTCTAGCATTCATCCATTTTACCTCCTGTTTCTACTTATTATATATCATTATAAAATTTATATAAATAAATTTAATCATGATATCTTTTATTTCTCCATATAGGTATACACCTTTAGACTTAAATTTTAATCTATGACGTCTCTACCGTTTTTCTCTACATCTACAAATTCATCTATTATTTTTGCCAAAAAAGTAAAGGCGTCTTTACGCCTTTACTAACTTCTCCTATTTCTAATGGCTATCAACCTAAATAGTTGCGCTAAGGCAGTTGCCATTGCTGCTACATAAGTTAACGCCGCTGCTTTCAGTACTTTTTGAGAAGATCCAATCTCCTGGCTTGTAATAAAACCATTGCTATCTAGCAATCTTAAAGCCCTGCTACTGGCATTAAATTCTACAGGCAGTGTTACCACTTGAAACAATACTGCTGCTGTATAAAGTAAAATCCCCAAATCTATCAAGCTTAACGCATTAAAGATAAAACCACCAAACACGAAAATCCATGCTACTGAAGAACCAAAGCTTGCTATAGGAAAAATAGCGTTTCTAAAGCTTAAGGGGACATAGCCTCTAGCATGTTGTATAGCATGACCTACTTCATGGGCTGCAACGCTGACGGAGGCAATAGAGTTGCCATAATACACCTCTCTAGATAATCTTAATGTCCTATTTCTTGGATCATAGTGATCTGATAAATAACCCTTAGCCATTTCAACCGGCACATCTCTTAAGCCATTTTGATCTAAGATGCTTCTAGCTACATCATAACCAGAGTAACCCTTCCGAGTAGGCACTCTCAGGTATTTATTAAAGGTTGATTTCACTTTGCTTTGTGCATATAAAGCAAAAATAATTGCTGGAATTAAAAATACTATTGTAGAATCACCAAGACCATATAACATATCCCATCACTCCTTTATAAAGTGTAAAATTGCCTTCTCCACTTCTTCTATATCCACCTGTGTGTTGATACAGGGGCCTTGTGGCCTTTTATTGATAATCGCCAGTATTGGTATTTTTTTCACATCCATTAACCCGCTGAACAAATCTCGCTCACAAGCAATAGCAATCACTGCTTTAGGTCTTATCTCCACAATTGTTTTTCTTGCTAAAGTTCCTCCTGTAACAAGATGAAAATGTGTCTTGTATCTTTCTTTTAATAAGATTAACTGGTCTACATCACAACCTCCACACCGTTTACAATTATAGATATCATTTGTAATTTTGTGGGGACAGGAGGACTTTTGAATACAATGGGGTGTTAGAATTAATATTTCCTCCCCTTTAAAATCATATACGCCATTAAAAATTAACCGATTGTTCAAATCTGTATAGGCTTTTCTAATCATATTTTTGTCATATTTTAAAACTTTCCCTAAGCCTATGATGAAAGGATAAGAAAAACTTATAAAGTTTTCCATTACTGTCTTGACAATAGAAGGTATTCTTTTATCGTACCATAACATCATCATGGCAAAAATCGTTAACCCTATCGATACACCAACAATTAGTAATAGTAGCATACTACTAAACACCATAAATTGATAAAAAAACGTACTCCCTTTGAAGGATAGCCAAAGCAAGAAACCTAGCAGGATTAGTACAGATATCAACATAATTACTAATAAAAACGTAAATATTTTTCTCGAACTATCTTTTGTAAAACCCTTATTTAACTCCATGCTATTCTTTACCTAATAGGATATTTTTTTCTATCGTGTTCCCTACTAAAAAATCTTTGACTGCTAAACGTTTCCCACCACTAAACTGTAGTTCCTCTATCACCAATAGGTTTTTCCCCGTACCTACGTAAATTTTATCCTTCTTTACTTCTATAATTTTGCCTGGTTGATGACTTGCATTGCTAACCTCTACACTACTTTTCCAGATTTTCATGATTTTCCCTAAATAAGTAGTATAGGCCATTGGCCATGGAATTGTCCCTCTTATTAAGTTATGAATTTCTCCAGCGGTTTTATGCCATTGAATTTCTCCTAATTCCTTCGTCAACATAGGCGCATAAGTGGATAATTCTTCCTTTTGTTTTTCCCGAGGTGCATTTCCCCGCTCTATCTGTAGTAAAGTTTCTTTAAGAAGCCTACCACCTATAAGTGCCAATCGATCATGAAGCTCTCCAGCTGTTTCATCTTCCCCTATAGGAACTTCTTCTTTTAAAATCATATCCCCTGTGTCTAAGCCTTCCTCCATGTACATGGTGGTAATCCCAGTTGTTTTTTCCCCATGAATAATTGCCCATTGAATAGGGCCTGCACCCCTATACTTTGGTAAAAGTGAGGCATGAACGTTAATGCAACCTAAAGCCGGTATCTGTAATATTTCCTTTGTAAGGATCTGCCCATAGGCCACCACTACAATGACATCAGGACACATTTCCTTAATAGCTTCTACTACCCCTATATCTTTTAAGGAGTTAGGTTGAAACACTTCCAAATGATTCTCTAAAGCTTTTTCCTTTACTGGGGGCATTGTTAACTTCTTACCTCTTCCCTTTGGTCTATCTGGTTGGGTAAAAACACCTACAATATGATGCTCCTCTTTTACCAACGCTTCTAAAGATGGTACTGCAAAATCTGGTGTGCCCATAAAAACGATCCTCATCGTCATCACCTCTACTCATCCTTTATTCTGTCTATAAATAAAATTCCGTTTAAATGATCGATCTCATGACATAAAGCTCTAGCCAACAAGCCACTACCCTCTATTAAAACCTCTTGACCATTTCTATCCAAGCCCTTGACCTTCACTGTTTTAGGACGTATCACATCGCCGGATTCCGTAGGAAGACTTAGACATCCTTCAACTTCACACTGGGTTCCTGCCTCTTCTACGATTTCAGGATTGATTAGTTCTATCAACCCTTCCCCAATATCAATAACAATCACCCTCTTTAAAATTCCTATTTGTGGAGCAGCTAAACCAATTCCCTCAGCATCATACATGGTTTCTATCATATCATCTATTAGTATATGGATTCTTTCATCAATTTTGTCTACTTGTTTTGATAACTTTCTTAAAACTGGATCATCATCTTGCCTAATTATTCTAATCGCCATATTTTCCCTCCTAATCTGTTTATAGAATATATAATGGGTCTATATCAATTCCCACCGTAACCCTTGCAGGTACAAATTTTTGCCTATTATCTATTAGTAAGTACTTGACAATAGATTTTAATAATGTATAAGGAACTTCATGATTCTTTAGCAATACTTGGTACCTATATCTCTCCTTCACTTTTGCTATGATAGCAGGATTAGGACCTAGCACAATTTCATCATATGCAGTATAACCCTTAGCCTTTAATATATATTTTATATTATTTGTAATTTTTTGCGAAATAGTGTGTACTTCTTCTAAATTTTTACTACTAAAACTAATATGAATCAATTGTACAAAGGGTGGATAGAGAAATTCCCTTCTAAGATTTAGTTCCTCATCATAAAAGCTGCTATAATCATGCTTAGAAGCTGCAGCAATACTATAGTGTTCAGGGTTAAAGGTTTGAAGAATTACTTTTCCCTTTTCTAGACCTCTCCCAGCCCTTCCTGCCACCTGAGTAATTAATTGAAAAGTCTTTTCAGAAGCCCTAAAATCCGGTAAATTTAGTGTTGCATCAGCGCCTATAATCCCAACTAAGGTTACATTAGGAAAATCCAATCCCTTTGAAATCATTTGTGTGCCTATAAGTATATTTATTTTTTCCTTTTTAAAATCTTCTAGGATTCTTTGATGGGCACCTTTTACACTTGTTGAATCCATATCCATCCTTCCAATAACAGCCTGTGGAAAATAAGAGGTTATTAAATCTTCTATTTTTTGAGTTCCTGTACCAAAATAGTTGATTTGAGAATCGCCACAAGAGGGACAGATACTAGGTTCACCTTCTTTTTCACCACAGTAATGACACTGCAAATTTTTCATGGTTCTATGATAAGTCATAGCAATATCACAGCGTCTACATTTTACTACATAACCGCACTGAGGACAAGAAATAAAAGTAGCATAGCCTCTTCTATTAAGAAATAATATAGTTTGTTTTTTACTTTTCAAGTTTTCTTCTATTAAGGCATACAACTTCCTGCTCAAAATATTTTTATTGCCTTGATCCAATTCTTCCCTCATATCAATAATCTCTACTTCTGGCAAAGTAGCGCTAGTAGCTCTTTTTGTCAAAGTAAACAAGGAAAAATCCCCTTTACTTCCTTTATAATAACTCTCAATAGAAGGCGTAGCTGAGCCTAAAACAACAATAGCCCCTTCTTCTTTGCCTCGATAGTTTGCTACTTCAACAGCATGGTACTTAGGATTGGTTTCAGATTTGTAAGTATGTTCGTGTTCCTCATCCACGATAATTATTCCGAGATTTTTAAGGGGGGCAAATATCGCAGATCTAGCACCTATGACAATATTTACTTTTCCTTCGATTATCTTTCTCCACTCATCAAACCGCTCTCCCTCTGATAGATTACTATGAAGTACAGCAATTCCTTCTCCAAATCTTCCATAAAATCTTTCTACCGTCTGAGGGGTTAAAGCAATTTCAGGTACTAGAATGATCCCTTGCTTCCCTTTTTTTAAAGTTTCTTCCATAAGCTGCAGGTAAATTTCTGTTTTCCCACTGCCAGTAATGCCATGTATTAAAAAAGTCTTGGTCTTATCCTGCTGAATATAAGTTGTGATTTCTTGAATTACTTCTTTTTGCTCTATATTTGGTATCATTTTAGGTAAACTTTCAAATTTAATATTTTTATAAGGCTCCCGCTTATACTCCTGATCTATTAGCAGGATATAACCTTTGTTTACTAAACTATTTAAAGGCGCTCTCGTGATTTTAAGTAAGTCTATTAATTCTCTAACAGTACACATTTTATGCTGTTTTAGAAATAATATGATTTCTCGTTGTTTTTTTGCATTTTTCAAGGTATTTATTATAGGCTCGATCTCATCTTCTTCTAAATTTAGTTTTGCATACTGCTGGGTTTGTACTTTTACTCTAGAAGAAATGTCATATTCTATTTGAATGATTTTTTTTTCCTCCAGCAATTTTAGCATACTACTAAGATTTTTTATAGCAAGTCTGCTATATAGTTTCTCTAAAGTAGCCTTGCCTCCTAAACTTTTTAATGTGCGTAAAAGTTCTATTTGATTTTTAGACTTACTACCGATACTTTTTTCCCAGTCCTCCTCTATTAAATGCAGCACTTTTTTTTCTATATTTACGATACCGGCGGGAATAATGCAATGAATCGCATCTATATACTTACAGAGATATTTATTTTTCAACCAAACAATTAACTTAATTTGTTTTTTATCCAGTATAGCTTCATCTTCTATGGGATAAAGAAGTTCCTTTAATGAATACTGGAGTTCCTCTACTACTTTTATATTTAATATATAAGCTTCTAATCTTTTATTTCCCATCCCAAAGGGCACCATAACCCTCATACCCTCTTTTATTGTTTCCAGCAGGTGTTCTGGAATTTTATAGTCAAATATTTTATCCATCTGTAGGCTCGTATGATTTACAATAACTTGAGCTACATGAATTGGTTCCTTCACTCCATCACCTCCTGATATAAAATGAGACTTAATTCAGGGGGAGTTTTTGCTCCCACTGAATTGTAGTCGAATTTACTTCGAGGATGTAGTGTTTGATCTCCCACTTGCAAAAGTGGGAGTCTTAGCAATACACCGAAGGATAAGGCTTTCCCTGTCCATCTGTATCCATTATATCAAATTTTAACTAAAATAAAAAATCCTCTTCACAAAAAAGTCAATCCTTCAATAGACTAAAACTTAGAAAAATCTGCATGCTATAGCTATCTGCCTACTTAAAGGCATATAGCTATACAGCATGCAGATTTTCCACTACAACAGCTCCTTTACTTTATTCAAAATATGATGAGCTATTTCTGTTTTAGAAGACTTATCAATTTTTGTTATATTCTCCGTCTTATCTATTAAGTAAACGATGTTAGTGTCTGTGCCAAAGCCAGCTCCTTCTTGGGTAACATCATTTGCCACAATAAAATCTAAGTTTTTCTTCAAAATTTTTTCTTTTGCATATTCCAGTACATGATCTGTTTCTGCTGCAAATCCCACCAGGATTTTCCCTTCTTTTATTTGACCAAGTTCAAATAAAATATCAGGATTTCTTACCAAAGTTAAAGTTAAGTCTCCCTCTTGTTTTTTAATCTTTTTCTCTGCGCTATATTGGGGACGATAATCCGCTACAGCAGCAGACTTAATAATAACATCCTGTTGAGGAAAATGTTTCATAACAGCATCATACATATCTAATGTACTCTTTATAGGAACAAAGTTTATATTAGAAGGGGGCATAATTTTTGTAGGACCTGATACTAAAGTAACAGAAGCACCTCTTTTGCTGGCAGCTTCGGCTAAAGCATAACCCATCTTTCCGCTAGAATGATTCGTAATGAATCGCACCGGATCAATGGCTTCTACCGTTGGTCCTGCGGTAATTAATACTTTTTTTCCTTCTAAATCTTTTTTTTCTTTTCCAAGTTCAAGCATAAATTCAATAATGGCATCAACTTCTGCCAACTTTCCCTCTCCTATATCACCACAGGCCAATCTACCTGAAGCTGGAGGAATAAAGTGATAGCCGAGTGCTTTTAATTTTTCCATATTAGATTGAAAAATTACATTTTGGTACATTTTTGTATTCATGGCTGGAGCAAAAACAACCTTTGCAGTAGAAGCCATAATCGTTGTAGATAATAGATCATCAGCAATACCATGGGCTACCTTGCCAATAATATTCGCTGTAGCAGGAGCAACCAAAAGAATATCTGCTTTTTGTGCTAAGGATATATGTTCTATATCCCAATACCTTGGGGTTTCAAAAAGCTCCGTAATAACAGGGTTTTGACTGAGGGCTTGCAACGTATGGGGCTGAACAAAAGCCATAGCGGTCTTCGTCATAATGACATCAACATTGGCCTGAAGTTTTTTTAGCCTACTGACGATGTCACAGGCCTTATAGGCAGCAATACCACCGGTGACCCCCACCACAATATTTTTTCCCTTTAGCATTAGAATTGAACCTTATTGGCTTTATCTTCATCAACAGGTTTATAGGTAACCATATCCTCTACGATTTCCTGTGTTGCTACAGAAACCGGTCTCAAGGAAGCTGCTCTTACCTTCGGTTCATTACCGTCTATAAGCTGTCTCGCCCTCTTAGCCACCGCTACTACTAAAGTATAACGACTATCTACCTTTTTCATCAAATCATTAGTTGATGGATATAACATATTTATCAATCCTCCTTAAAATATAGATTTAATATTTTTGTGAATTCTACTAACCCTGCATTTCTCAGCTGTAATAATAGCTTCTACATCCTTCGTAGCTCTTTGAAGATCATCATTAAAGATCGCATAATCATATTTTATCACTTGTTCTATTTCTTCTATGGCACATCCATAGCGTTTTTCAATATCCTTTTGGCTTTCTGTCCCTCTCGTGACGATTCTTTTTTTTAGCTCCTCCAGCGAAGGTGGCAAAATGAAGATAAATACACCATCTGCAAATTTTTCCTTCACCTGTAATGCTCCTGCGATGTCTATTTCTAATAAAACATCATTGCCATTTTCTAGATTTTCCAGCACATACTTTTTGGGTGTACCATAGTAATTATCATATACACTTGCATACTCCAAAAGCGCATCCTGCTTTATCATATCTTCAAATTGTTCTTTAGAGATAAAATAGTAGTTTTCCCCTTCCACTTCTCCTTTACGAGGATCTCTTGTAGTGGCAGACACGGAAATTTTTATTTGTTTATTTGATTTAAGTAAATTTTTGCAAATCGTCCCCTTCCCAGCCCCTGAAGGTCCTGAAACAACGATCAACAATCCTTTTTTATCCATATCTATCTCCTCTTTCTTATGCTACTCACCTTCAACAATAGCTTCTGTATCTTTATTACTATCTTTAGCACTTAATCTATGGGCAACTGTTTCAGGCTGTACTGCAGACAAAATGATATGATCACTATCTGTTACAATCACAGCTCTTGTTCTGCGTCCATAGGTAGCATCAATTAACATACCTCTATCTCTTGCTTCTTGAATAATTCTTTTTATCGGTGCTGACTCAGGACTAACAATAGCTACAATTCTACTGGCAGATACAATATTACCAAACCCAATATTAATTAACTTAATATTCATTGCTTTGCCTCCTATTCAATGTTTTGAACCTGTTCTCTAATCTTTTCTAACTCACTTTTCACCTCTACGACAATATTTGCAGTAATCAAGTCGTTAGCTTTTGAACCTATTGTATTAATTTCTCTATTCATTTCTTGAATAATAAAATCTAATTTTCTACCCACTGCTTCCTGCTGCTCCATTGATTTTTTAAATTGAGCTATATGACTATTAAGTCTAACAATTTCTTCAGTAATATTACTTTTATCAGCAAATAAAGCCACTTCTAAAGCAACTCTAGCTTCATCTATCTCTAGTTCTTCTTCTAACATTTCCTTAACACGTTTTGTTAATCGTTTTTTATATTCTTTAACGATCTCAGGACTTCTGTCTTCTATTCTTTGTATTAAACCTATAAGTATGTCCAATCGCTTTAGTAAATCTTCTTTAAGCTTCCTTCCCTCTTCAATACGCATTTCTAATAAACTGTTTAATGCATCTACTAAGCCCTCTTCTAAAAGGCCCCATATCATCTCTTGATCCTCTTCTTTTTTTTCTAACTTTAACACATCAGGAAATTTTGCAATAGTAGAAACTGCTACATCTTTTTCTAGACTAAAACGGTCATACATCTCATTCATTGCCTCTATATACTGCTGTGCTAGTGCCATATCGGTAACAACTTTGATATCGCTATCTCCAATATTTTTATAACTAATAAACACCTCTACTCTACCTCTGTGAACTTTTTCCTTAATGATTTTTCTGATAGGTTCTTCTAAATAAGTAAAGCTTTTAGGCATTTTAACGCTTATGTCTATGTACCTATGGTTTACTGACTTTAATTCTATCTGAAAATGTTTCCCCTCCTGCTGTGTATCTCCTCTTCCAAAACCCGTCATACTCTTTAACATAGGCTTCATCCTTCCATTTTTATAACCTTGCTTTTAAAATTTTATGCCTGCTAATTTTCATGATGAAAAAAATATACACCACAGCAAATATCCTCTGCTGGCCCCTCCATATCGATGTTTTTTTCTTGATCTATCGTAATCTTTAGCCTACCACCTTCTGTATCCACCAACACCACTTCCTCTACCAATTTTAAGTGATGAGCTATACCACATACACTAGTCACCCCCGTACCGCAGGCTAATGTATATCCGGCTCCACGTTCCCATGTTCTTACTTCTATGTGGGTAGGATCGATTATTTTTGCAAAATTGACATTCGTATTTTCAGGGAATATTGCATGTTTTTCAATGATAGGACCTACGGTTTTTACCATATTTAAATCCAGATCTTCTGTAAAAATCACTGTGTGGGGAACTCCCATCAAAACCGTTGAAATCATAAAGGTTTTATCGTCAATTTTTAGTTCTTGATTAATAAAACTATGAAGCTCCTCTGTTTTAACAGGTATTTTTGCAGGTTCAAAAACCATTTTTCCCATATTCACATTGACAGCATCTGCTTTGCTGTCTGTTTCCTTTATATGGACTGTTTTTATGCCGGCTAAGGTTTCAATGCTAAATTGCTTTGTCTTGATCAATCCTTCATCATATACAAACTTTGCAAAGCATCTTATCCCGTTACCACACATATTTGCTCTTGATCCATCACTATTATAATAATACATTTTAAAATCAGCCTTTTGCGACGAGCCTACCATCATCAAACCATCTGCCCCTATGCCAAAGCGCCTATGGCAACTTCGGATAGCCAGTTCACTGAATCTTTCTTCATAGGGAAAACTCTCATACTTTATAATAACGAAATCATTTCCTGCACCATGTAATTTTTTAAAGGGAATATTCACTATTTTTACACCTCACTTTATTTTAAAGTGTTAACATTTTTTATTAAATTTATTTTTGAAAAAAGATGCTAACAATAAATTTGTAAAAAATTTTTCCATAAATATGCAATCAATAAAATTTCTTTTAATATTAAAAGCATACTAATAATAACTATAGAATGCAATAGTTTCCTTTAGAAATTATAGAAGTTTCTTTTTGAATTTTGCATTTGTTATTGTTTTATGCTATATTATCTATGATTACTAAATCAATGGGAGGGGTTCATTATGGCCTTAGATGGATTAGTTACTTCTGCTTTAGTTCATGAGTTTCAAAGTTTATTAAGCTTTAATAGAATAGAAAAAATTTATCAGCCGGAGGCTGACGAAATCATCATACTCTTAAGAGGTCAAGGTAAAAATTTAAAATTATTATTATCTGTTAATAGTAATTATCCTAGAGTGCACTTTACTAATATCAGCAAAGAAAACCCCGCCACACCCCCAAGTTTTTGTATGTTACTGCGAAAATATCTACAAGGGGGTAAAATCGTAGCCATCACCCAACCAAATTTTGAACGCATCATCAAGTTCAAAATCGAAACATTGGATGAGTTAAACATGGTAAAATCTAGGGAACTCATCATTGAAATGATGGGGCGACATAGCAATATTATTCTTATAGATTGCGAAACCAACAAAATTTTGGACAGTATTAAAAGGATATCCTTCGATGTAAGTCGGTATCGTCAAGTACTTCCAAGTTTACAGTATACCATGCCTCCTTCTAAAAATAAATATAATCCTTTAGAAGTTTATGATTTTGAAGCATTTCACGTAGTCCTTTTACAGGATCTACAGTACTCTGTAGAAAAAAGTTTATATCATGCTTTTATCGGAATCTCTCCCTTAGTAGCAAGAGAAATTTGTTTTATTGCTAAGATTGAAGGGGATATGCCCTTAAGTCAATTATCTACCGATGCGCTTCATCGTTTATACAAAAGTTTTTCTGCCTTATTTCAAAGGCTTCAATCTCATGACTATAGACCCTATTTATTTTTAGATACCAATCATCAAAAATATG
The sequence above is drawn from the Clostridium formicaceticum genome and encodes:
- a CDS encoding YicC/YloC family endoribonuclease produces the protein MLKSMTGFGRGDTQQEGKHFQIELKSVNHRYIDISVKMPKSFTYLEEPIRKIIKEKVHRGRVEVFISYKNIGDSDIKVVTDMALAQQYIEAMNEMYDRFSLEKDVAVSTIAKFPDVLKLEKKEEDQEMIWGLLEEGLVDALNSLLEMRIEEGRKLKEDLLKRLDILIGLIQRIEDRSPEIVKEYKKRLTKRVKEMLEEELEIDEARVALEVALFADKSNITEEIVRLNSHIAQFKKSMEQQEAVGRKLDFIIQEMNREINTIGSKANDLITANIVVEVKSELEKIREQVQNIE
- the dapF gene encoding diaminopimelate epimerase, whose amino-acid sequence is MNIPFKKLHGAGNDFVIIKYESFPYEERFSELAIRSCHRRFGIGADGLMMVGSSQKADFKMYYYNSDGSRANMCGNGIRCFAKFVYDEGLIKTKQFSIETLAGIKTVHIKETDSKADAVNVNMGKMVFEPAKIPVKTEELHSFINQELKIDDKTFMISTVLMGVPHTVIFTEDLDLNMVKTVGPIIEKHAIFPENTNVNFAKIIDPTHIEVRTWERGAGYTLACGTGVTSVCGIAHHLKLVEEVVLVDTEGGRLKITIDQEKNIDMEGPAEDICCGVYFFHHEN